Proteins encoded together in one Carya illinoinensis cultivar Pawnee chromosome 3, C.illinoinensisPawnee_v1, whole genome shotgun sequence window:
- the LOC122305406 gene encoding tyrosine decarboxylase 2-like isoform X2, giving the protein MLPDSAPNHPESLEDIFNDISAKILPGVTHWQSPNYFAYFPSNSSIAGFLGEMLSAGLNIVGFSWITSPAATELEMIVLDWLAKLLKLPDDFLSGGKGGGVIQGTASEAVLVVLLAARDKMLRTVGKNALEKLVVYASNQTHSALQKACQIGGIQPENCRLLETDSTSNYALSPDVLCEAIAHDIAIGLIPFFLCATVGTTSSTAVDPLLPLGKIAKSKGMWFHVDAAYAGSACICPEYRHYIDGVEEADSFNMNAHKWFLTNFDCSALWIKDRNALAQSLSTNPEFLKNKASQANMVVDYKDWQIPLGRRFRSLKLWMVLRLYGIENLQCYIRNHIKLAQQFEVLVAQDPRFEVVNPRIFSLVCFRLLPSQNSKDHGNELNHHLLDTVNSTGKVFLSHTVLSGKYILRFAVGAPLTEERHVTAAWKVLQDEASALLRSL; this is encoded by the exons ATGTTACCAGATTCTGCGCCTAATCACCCAGAGTCATTGGAAGATATATTTAATG ACATTTCAGCAAAGATACTACCCGGAGTAACCCATTGGCAAAGCCCAAACTATTTTGCATATTTTCCATCTAACAGCAGCATTGCCGGATTCTTAGGAGAAATGCTCAGTGCTGGCCTTAACATTGTGGGCTTCAGTTGGATAACTTCCCCTGCAGCAACAGAGCTTGAAATGATAGTTTTGGATTGGCTTGCTAAATTGCTTAAACTGCCTGATGATTTCCTTTCAGGAG GAAAAGGTGGTGGGGTGATACAGGGCACGGCAAGTGAAGCTGTTTTAGTTGTGCTATTGGCTGCTCGAGACAAGATGTTAAGGACTGTTGGCAAAAATGCTCTTGAAAAGCTTGTGGTATACGCATCTAATCAAACACATTCTGCACTACAAAAAGCTTGCCAG ATAGGAGGAATCCAGCCAGAAAATTGCAGGTTGCTAGAAACGGATTCTACTTCCAACTATGCCCTGTCACCTGATGTACTTTGTGAAGCAATTGCACATGACATTGCCATTGGTTTAATCCCCTTTTTCTTGTGTGCTACA GTTGGTACTACTTCATCAACAGCTGTTGATCCTTTGCTTCCACTTGGAAAGATTGCTAAG AGCAAAGGAATGTGGTTTCACGTGGATGCTGCATATGCTGGAAGTGCCTGTATATGTCCAGAGTACCGCCACTACATTGATGGTGTTGAAGAAGCTGACTCATTTAACATGAATGCTCATAAATGGTTTCTAACAAATTTTGATTGTTCTGCACTTTGGATTAAG GACAGAAATGCCTTGGCTCAGTCACTGTCTACAAATCCAGAGTTTCTGAAGAACAAA GCCTCTCAGGCGAACATGGTTGTGGATTACAAAGATTGGCAAATTCCTCTCGGACGTCGGTTTAG ATCATTGAAACTGTGGATGGTGTTGCGACTATACGGTATAGAAAACCTGCAATGCTACATAAGAAACCACATCAAGTTGGCTCAGCAATTTGAAGTGCTTGTTGCTCAAGACCCAAGATTTGAG GTTGTTAACCCTCGGATATTTTCGTTAGTTTGTTTCCGCCTTCTACCTTCTCAAAACAGTAAAGACCATGGGAATGAACTGAACCATCACCTATTAGACACAGTAAACTCGACTGGGAAAGTTTTCC
- the LOC122305406 gene encoding tyrosine decarboxylase 2-like isoform X1: MDGGLRPMDADQLREHAHKMVDFIADYYKSIENFPVLSQVEPGYLSRMLPDSAPNHPESLEDIFNDISAKILPGVTHWQSPNYFAYFPSNSSIAGFLGEMLSAGLNIVGFSWITSPAATELEMIVLDWLAKLLKLPDDFLSGGKGGGVIQGTASEAVLVVLLAARDKMLRTVGKNALEKLVVYASNQTHSALQKACQIGGIQPENCRLLETDSTSNYALSPDVLCEAIAHDIAIGLIPFFLCATVGTTSSTAVDPLLPLGKIAKSKGMWFHVDAAYAGSACICPEYRHYIDGVEEADSFNMNAHKWFLTNFDCSALWIKDRNALAQSLSTNPEFLKNKASQANMVVDYKDWQIPLGRRFRSLKLWMVLRLYGIENLQCYIRNHIKLAQQFEVLVAQDPRFEVVNPRIFSLVCFRLLPSQNSKDHGNELNHHLLDTVNSTGKVFLSHTVLSGKYILRFAVGAPLTEERHVTAAWKVLQDEASALLRSL; encoded by the exons AT GGATGGTGGGCTAAGGCCAATGGATGCTGATCAACTCAGAGAGCATGCACATAAGATGGTGGATTTCATTGCTGATTACTACAAAAGCATTGAGAATTTCCCAGTTCTCAGCCAAGTTGAG CCTGGTTATCTTAGTAGAATGTTACCAGATTCTGCGCCTAATCACCCAGAGTCATTGGAAGATATATTTAATG ACATTTCAGCAAAGATACTACCCGGAGTAACCCATTGGCAAAGCCCAAACTATTTTGCATATTTTCCATCTAACAGCAGCATTGCCGGATTCTTAGGAGAAATGCTCAGTGCTGGCCTTAACATTGTGGGCTTCAGTTGGATAACTTCCCCTGCAGCAACAGAGCTTGAAATGATAGTTTTGGATTGGCTTGCTAAATTGCTTAAACTGCCTGATGATTTCCTTTCAGGAG GAAAAGGTGGTGGGGTGATACAGGGCACGGCAAGTGAAGCTGTTTTAGTTGTGCTATTGGCTGCTCGAGACAAGATGTTAAGGACTGTTGGCAAAAATGCTCTTGAAAAGCTTGTGGTATACGCATCTAATCAAACACATTCTGCACTACAAAAAGCTTGCCAG ATAGGAGGAATCCAGCCAGAAAATTGCAGGTTGCTAGAAACGGATTCTACTTCCAACTATGCCCTGTCACCTGATGTACTTTGTGAAGCAATTGCACATGACATTGCCATTGGTTTAATCCCCTTTTTCTTGTGTGCTACA GTTGGTACTACTTCATCAACAGCTGTTGATCCTTTGCTTCCACTTGGAAAGATTGCTAAG AGCAAAGGAATGTGGTTTCACGTGGATGCTGCATATGCTGGAAGTGCCTGTATATGTCCAGAGTACCGCCACTACATTGATGGTGTTGAAGAAGCTGACTCATTTAACATGAATGCTCATAAATGGTTTCTAACAAATTTTGATTGTTCTGCACTTTGGATTAAG GACAGAAATGCCTTGGCTCAGTCACTGTCTACAAATCCAGAGTTTCTGAAGAACAAA GCCTCTCAGGCGAACATGGTTGTGGATTACAAAGATTGGCAAATTCCTCTCGGACGTCGGTTTAG ATCATTGAAACTGTGGATGGTGTTGCGACTATACGGTATAGAAAACCTGCAATGCTACATAAGAAACCACATCAAGTTGGCTCAGCAATTTGAAGTGCTTGTTGCTCAAGACCCAAGATTTGAG GTTGTTAACCCTCGGATATTTTCGTTAGTTTGTTTCCGCCTTCTACCTTCTCAAAACAGTAAAGACCATGGGAATGAACTGAACCATCACCTATTAGACACAGTAAACTCGACTGGGAAAGTTTTCC